The following DNA comes from Streptomyces sp. Ag109_O5-10.
CCCCCCTCCTTCGACGTCGCGGACTTCCCGGTCCCGCACGGCCGCGAGGAGGAGTGGCGGTTCACTCCGCTGGAGCGCCTGCGCGGGCTGCACGACGGCACGGCGGTCGCCACCGGCGACAGCCTGAAGGTCACGGTGGAGGCCCCCGAGGGCGTCACCGTCGAGCTGGTCGGCCGCGACGACCCCCGGCTCGGCCGGGCCGGCACCCCGGTGGACCGGGTCGCCGCCCAGGCGTACTCGGCCTTCGAGCAGGCCGGCGTGGTCACCGTCCCCAAGGAGACGGTGCTCACCGAGCCGATCCGGATGAGCGTGCACGGCCAGGGCGGCGTCGCCTTCGGCCACCAGGTCATCGAACTGGGCGCCTTCGCCGAGGCCGTCGTCGTCATCGACCACACCGGTGACGTGGTCACCGCCGCCAACGTCGAGTACGTCCTGGGCGACGGCGCCAAGCTCACCGTCGTCTCCGTCCAGGACTGGGACGACAAGGCCGTCCACGTGGCCCAGCACAACGCCCTGGTCGGCCGCGACGCCAGCTTCAAGTCCGTGGTCGTCACCTTCGGCGGCGACGTCGTCCGGCTGCACCCGCGCGTCGCCTACGCCGGCACCGGCGGCGAGGCCGAGCTGTACGGCCTGTACTTCACCGACGCCGGGCAGCACCAGGAGCACCGCCTCCTTGTCGACCACAACACCCCGCACTGCAAGTCCAACGTCGCCTACAAGGGCGCCCTCCAGGGCGACGAGGCGCACGCGGTGTGGATCGGCGACGTCCTCATCGAGGCCAAGGCCGAGGGCACCGACACCTACGAGATGAACCGCAACCTGGTCCTCACGGACGGCGCGCGGGTCGACTCGGTGCCGAACCTGGAGATCGAGACCGGCGAGATCGTCGGCGCCGGCCACGCCTCCGCCACCGGCCGCTTCGACGACGAGCAGCTCTTCTACCTGATGGCCCGCGGCATCCCGCAGCACGAGGCCCGCCGCCTCGTCGTCCGCGGCTTCTTCGCCGAACTGGTCCAGCAGATCGGTGTCGCCGACATCGAGGAGCGGCTGCTCGCCAAGATCGAGGAGGAGCTGGAGGCCTCGGTCGCATGACGTCCACCGCGTTCGTACGCGCCTGCGGGCTGAGCGAGCTGGAGGAGGACACCCCGAAGCGGGTGGAACTCGACGGCACGCCGGTCTCGGTCGTGAAGACCGAGGGAGAGGTGTTCGCGATCTACGACATCTGCTCCCACGCCAACGTCTCGCTCTCCGAGGGCGAGGTGGAGGACTGCCAGATCGAGTGCTGGCTGCACGGCTCCAGCTTCGACCTGCGCACCGGCAAGCCGTCCGGCCTCCCGGCCACGCGCCCCGTCCCCGTATACCCCGTAAAGATCGAAGGGGACGACGTGCTCGTCTCCCTCACCCAGGAGTCCTGAGGCACCCATGGCAACGCTTGAAATCCGAGACCTGCACGTCACCGTCGAGGCCGACAACGCCACGAAGGAGATCCTCAAGGGCGTCGACCTCACCGTGAAGCAGGGCGAGACGCACGCCATCATGGGCCCCAACGGCTCCGGCAAGTCGACCCTCGCCTACTCGCTCGCGGGTCACCCGAAGTACACGATCACCAGCGGCACCGTCACCCTCGACGGCGAGGACGTCCTGGAGATGTCCGTCGACGAGCGCGCCCGCGCGGGCCTGTTCCTGGCGATGCAGTACCCGGTCGAGGTC
Coding sequences within:
- the sufD gene encoding Fe-S cluster assembly protein SufD, which produces MAEAQNTPVGSTTAGAIAVAAESTVATRMSAPPSFDVADFPVPHGREEEWRFTPLERLRGLHDGTAVATGDSLKVTVEAPEGVTVELVGRDDPRLGRAGTPVDRVAAQAYSAFEQAGVVTVPKETVLTEPIRMSVHGQGGVAFGHQVIELGAFAEAVVVIDHTGDVVTAANVEYVLGDGAKLTVVSVQDWDDKAVHVAQHNALVGRDASFKSVVVTFGGDVVRLHPRVAYAGTGGEAELYGLYFTDAGQHQEHRLLVDHNTPHCKSNVAYKGALQGDEAHAVWIGDVLIEAKAEGTDTYEMNRNLVLTDGARVDSVPNLEIETGEIVGAGHASATGRFDDEQLFYLMARGIPQHEARRLVVRGFFAELVQQIGVADIEERLLAKIEEELEASVA
- a CDS encoding non-heme iron oxygenase ferredoxin subunit, coding for MTSTAFVRACGLSELEEDTPKRVELDGTPVSVVKTEGEVFAIYDICSHANVSLSEGEVEDCQIECWLHGSSFDLRTGKPSGLPATRPVPVYPVKIEGDDVLVSLTQES